The Desulfofundulus salinus genome includes the window TCGTTTTTTTACTCACCGAACAATGATGCTCTTTCTAAGCCTGCCGTGACAAGCAGTAAATGCTGGTCTTACCAGTATAGCTTTTTCAGTGAGTGCTGGGCCTGTTCGGCTCTCGAAAAAGAGGGACAGCAGTCATCCGTACGAAAAAAACGGAGCCGGTCCAAAGCGAACCGTGGTGCGCATCTTACGCGGAGCATATGGGTGAGCGGGACCGCGGGAGAAATTCCGCGGTTAAATTTTCCTGATCATGTTTTCGTTTTTTTCGGCTCATACTAAACTTACAATTTTACCAAAAAGGGGCTGGGGTACGATGAAGCTGGCGTTCGTTTCCTTTCGCCGTTTCGTTTTTTTGTTGCTGGCTCTGGTTGTTCTGGCCACAGGGTTGGTGGTGGCCGCCAGGCAAACACCGGCGCAGGATCGCACCCTGTACTGGGGACTAAGTGGGGATGATGTGATCAGGGTGCAGCAGCGCCTGCTGGACTGGGGATTCTATGACGGGCCGGTGGACGGCTTCTACGGCAGCAAAACCCAGCAGGCGGTGGTGGATTTTCAGCTAAACAATGGCCTTGTTCCCGACGGCGTGGTCGGTCCAAATACCTGGGCCGCCCTGGGCTTTCCCCCGGCCCCCGCGACAGCACCACCCCCAGAACCGCCGGCGGTCTCCCGGGGAGTAACCAACCGGGATGCGGTTTACCTGCTGGCCAGGGTTATTGAAGGGGAGGCGGCCGACGAGCCCTTTGAGGGCAAAGTGGCCGTGGGAGCGGTGATTTTGAACCGCACCAGGAGTGCGGCCTTTCCCCACAGCCTGGCGGGAGTCATCTTTCAACCCCATGCCTTTGAATCGGTGAGCAACGGCCAGTACAACCGCCCGGTGAGCGAGGAATCCTTGCGGGCAGCCCAGCTGGCCATGAGCGGGTGGGACCCCACGGGGGGAAGCCTTTACTTCTGGAACCCCGCCAAGCCGGTGAACCCGTGGATCTGGACCCGGAACATCGTCACCCAAATCGGCCGGCACGTTTTTGCCCGCTAAAGGAGGTCGGGAGTTGACGATGAACAATAAGAGGTTTTGGCTATTGCCCCTGGTGGCCGGGGTATTGCTGGTGGGGGCTCTGGGGTACTGGGGCTACCAGCAGTTCACCGTGCGCCAGCGCCTGGAAACGGCTTTAAATAACAAGTACTACCGGGCCCTCTATGACCTGACGGAAAATGTCCAGAACATGGAAGTGCTGCTTTCCAAGAGTTTGGTGGCCGGTACGCCGGAAGCACAAAGCACCCTTTTTATGGAGCTCTGGCAGCGGGCCACGGCGGCCCAGGCTGATTTAAACCAGCTGCCGGTGACCGACGCCCTCACCGGACGTACGGCCAAATTCCTCACCCAGGTGGGTGACTACGCCCATTCCCTGCTCCAGCAGGCCGCCAGGGGGCAGCTGGAGTCCGACCGGCAATGGGAAACCCTAAACCGCCTTTACCGGCAGTCTGCCGATTTAAACCTGGCCCTGCACGACCTGGAAGGCCGCATTGCCGATGGGCGGCTTTACCTGAACGAACTGGTGCGGGAAGGCGGCCGCACCCTGGGCCGGGAGGGCCCGCGTCTGGCCAACTCTAATTTCCAGGCCATTGAGAAGTATATGGAGAATTTCCCCACCCTGATCTATGATGGCCCTTTCTCCGACCACCTGGAAAAACGAACGGCCCGGGGCCTCACCGGAAAGAACATTGACAGGGACGAGGCCCGCAGGCGGGCGCTGGAAGTGGTGGAGGGCAAGAGTGACTACGCGGTGGAACGGGTGGGGGAAACCCGGGGCAAAATCCCCTCTTACCTGGTGGAACTGCGCCCTAAAAACGGCAATGGGGGAGGCAACATCACCGTGGCCATTACCCGGCAGGGCGGCCACCTGAACTGGATGACCAACGGACGCCAGATTGGCCGCCCCGCCTGGAGCATTGAAAAGGCCAGGCGAAAGGCCCGGGAATACCTGGCTTCCCTGGGCTTCAACAACATGGTGCCGGTGTATCATGAACAGCAGAACGGCGTTGCCGTGTTCAACTTTGCCGCCACCCAGGACCGGGTGGTCCTCTACCCGGATCAAGTTAAGGTGACCGTAGCCCTGGACAACGGCCAGATCCTGGGTGTGGAGGCCTCGGGCTATTTGATGAACCACACCCGCCGCGAACTGCCCCGCCCCCGGATTAGCCTGCAGGAAGCCCGGAAAAAGCTCAACTCCCGGCTGAAGGAGGTAAGGGGGGGCCGGCTGGCCCTCATACCGGTGACTCCGGATAAAGAAAAGCTGGCCTATGAGTTTCAGGCCCGTCTGGACAGGGATCTCTTCCTGATCTACATAGACGCCATGGACGGCAGCGAAGCCCAGGTGCTGCGGGTGGTGCGCAATCCAGAGGGCGTATTAACTCTGTAGTGACCCACTCCAGTCAAGCGCTTTTCAGGCGGGATTAGTGCATGCTGGGCGAGGGCACGGCGTTGTCCTGAGCGAACGAATTGCGAAGCGTCGTAACAGCACCAGGCGAAGCAAGGCTGCCGGCTCGGCTCTCGAGGACGCCAAACGAAAGCAAATGGAAGAATACCTGTTGGTGACACATCGGGCAGTTTAATATGGTCGGGAGGTAACAGTGTCGATGGTAATCCGCAGAGAGCCAGAGCCGGCCCGCAGCAAGCCGTGGTGCTGTAGACGCGGAGCACCTGAGTGAGCGAGGACAACGCCGTGCCTTTTTTATCCAGTCTAAGTAAGCTGCTTTTATCCGAACTGTCACCGTCAGTGCACGAACCTTAGAATAATTACCTGTTGACAGCGGGGCAACCACATGCTAGTATTTAACTTAACTTGATATGGTAGTAAGGCCGTGAAGGGGAAGATGGGCGCGTCAACCATGCCAGCGAGCCGGGGAGGGTGCAAGCCCGGCTGGGGAAGTGCCCGTGCCGCCCCGGAGCCGGGGACCCAAAGGTGATCTCACCGAGTATGTCCTCTCCGGCAGCCCGCCGTTACCGGGCCTGGAGTGGGTCGCCTTTTCCCTGGCGGCCAAATTGGGTGGTACCGCGAGACCGGGCTCTCGTCCCATTGGGGCGAGAGCCCTTTAACTTTAAAAGACAAGGGGTGAACAGGTGAATACACTGGAATTACTCGAGCTTCTGGAAGACAATGCCAGGCTCACGCCGGAAGAAATAGCCGTCATGCTGCATGTAGATACAGGGGAAGTGCGCCGGGCCATCCAGGAGCTGGAACAAAATAAAACCATCTTGAAGTACATGACCCTTGTGAACTGGGAAAAGGCCGGCGAAGAAAAGGTTTCCGCCCTGATTGAGGTGCGCATTACGCCCCAGCGGGACGTGGGTTTTGACGCGGTGGCCCGGCGCATTAGCCGGTTCCCGGAGGTGCGTAGCGTGCGCCTGATGTCCGGGGCCTACGATTTGGCGGTGTTCATCGAAGGACGCACCATGCGGGAGGTAAGCCACTTCGTGGCCACCAGGTTGGCTACCATTGAAGGTGTAATCAGCACCACCACCCACTTCGTCCTCAAAACCTACAAACAGGACGGGGTCATTGTGGGAGATGGCGAAGAAGACCGCCGCCTGATGGTAACACCTTAGGAAGGGGGGCGTTTTTATCCCCCACTTCACACGCTAAACAAACGGGGAGGAACGGCTAATGAGCAAAACCTGGTGTGAGCGGATTAATCCCGTAGTACGGGATATGCCACCCTCGGGGATTCGCCGTTTTTTCGATATGGTGGCCGAAACCAAAGGGGTCATTTCCCTGGGCGTGGGTGAACCGGACTTTGTCACGCCCTGGCACATCCGGGAGGCCTGCATTTACTCCCTGGAGAAGGGTTACACCATGTACACCTCCAACAGCGGCCTCCTGGAACTGCGCTATGCCATTGCCCGGGACCTGGCCGACACTTACGGTGTATTCTATGATCCCCGGAGCGAGATTCTGGTAACGGTGGGAGTAAGCCAGGCCCTGGACCTGGCCTTAAGGGCACTGGTTTGCCCGGGCGACGAGGTGCTCATCCCGGAGCCGTCCTACGTTTCCTATGCCCCCACGGTGATTTTGGCCGGGGGAAAGGTGGTTCCCCTGCCTACCGGCATGGAACAGGGCTTTTGCCTGAGCGCCCACCAGGTGGAGGCGGCCATCACGCCGCGCACCAAGCTCCTGCTGTTATGCTATCCCAACAATCCCACCGGGGCAGTGCTGGACCGGAAAACCCTGCTGGAAATTGCGGAGGTGGCCGCAGCCCACGACCTGATCGTGATTTCCGACGAGATTTATGACAGGCTGACCTACGTGGGCCAGCACACCTGCGTGGCCAGCCTGCCGGGCATGAAGGAACGTACCGTTCTTTTAAACGGGTTTTCCAAGTCCTACGCCATGACGGGCTGGCGGGTGGGTTATGCCTGCGGCCACGGGGATTTCATTGCCGCCATGACCAAAATCCACCAGTATACCATGCTCTGTGCGCCCATTACCGCCCAAATGGCCGCCCTGGAGGCGTTAAAAAACGGCCGGTCGGGGATGGAGCGCATGGTGCGGGAGTACAACAGGCGCCGCAATGTCGTCCTGCATGCTTTCCGGGATATGGGACTGCCCTGTTTTGAGCCCAAAGGAGCCTTTTACGCCTTCCCGGAAATCAGGGTTACCGGTCTGACATCAGAGGAATTTGCCGAGACCCTGCTCCAGGAGGAAAAGGTGGCCGTGGTTCCGGGCAATGCCTTCGGGCCCAGCGGCGAAGGCTTCGTGCGCTGTTCCTACGCCGCCTCGCTGGAGGATCTGGGTGAGGCCCTGCGGCGCATGGCCCGGCTGGTGCGCCGGCGGGGTGTCAGACCGCGGGTGATTTCCACTCCCCCACGGCCTTTCCCGGCCCGGGAAGCGGGCGTGAGTGCGGCGGGCGGTGCATCCTCGTAAATTTTTTACACGGGCAGGAATTAATGTCCTGATGTAGAAATATTAAAAACTGTGCCGGAATTGTATGCCGGCGGGAATAAAATAATAAAAAAGCAGGATGGGAGGACGGCAGGAGTGAAACTGTTGCTGTTGTGTCTTTTTGTGGGCGTGTTGCTTTACAGCGGCTACAGCAGTATGGGGCGCAACCGGACTTTGAGCGACTTCTTTTTAGGCGGGCGGGCCATGGGTCCCTGGCTTTCGGCTTTTGCTTACGGCACCACCTATTTCTCAGCGGTGATTTTTATTGGCTATGCCGGCAAGGTAGGCTGGGGATTTGGCACGGCCGCCCTTTGGATTGTTCTGGGCAACACCCTTGTGGGCAGCCTGCTGGCCTGGCTGGTCCTGGCCCGGCGGACCCGGATCATGACCGCCCGGCTGGGGGCCATGACCATGCCGGAGTTTTTGGAAGCCCGCTATCAAAGCCGGGCCATGAAAATATACGGGGCCCTGGTTATTTTCCTGTTCCTGGTTCCATACTCCGCCTCCGTGTTCATGGGTTTAAGCTATTTATTTAATCAGATCTTTGGCATCCCCTACTTATATGCCGCACTATTGATGTGCCTTTTGACTGCCCTGTACCTGATCATGGGCGGCTACCGGGCAGTAGCCCTCACCGATGTGATTCAGGGAACGGTCATGCTGGCCGGAGTGGGCATGTTGCTCTACTACGTCCTGGGGGCTCCCCAGGTGGGAGGGCTGTTCCAGGGGCTGCAACGGCTGGCAGAAGTTGACCCCGGCCTGGTAAGCCTGACCGGGCCCCAGGGCCGCTGGCTGCCCCTGGCCGCCCTGGTGGTTCTGACCAGCCTCGGCCCCTGGGGCCTGCCCCAAATGGTGCAGAAGTTTTACGCCATCAAGGATGAGAAAGCCATCCGCCCGGCCATGGTGGTGTCTACACTTTTTGCGCTGGTGATTACCTTTGGGGCTTATTTCACCGGATCCCTTACGCACCTGTTCTTTGACAAGTTGCCCGTGGATCCAACCAGCGGCAAGCCCACTCCCGACATGCTCATGCCGATCCTGATTCACAGCACGCTGCCCGAGCTGGGAGCCACGCTCATTCTCCTGCTGGTGCTCTCGGCATCCATGTCCACCCTGGCGTCCCTGGTGCTGGTGAGCAGTTCGGCCGTTTCCATAGACCTGGTGCAAAGCCTGCGACTCCGCTGGGCAAAAGAATACAGCGTTTTCATCATGCGCCTGTTATGCTGCCTCTTTATAGCCCTTTCCTTAATTATCGCCCTGGTCAAGCCGGGAATTATCCTTAGCCTGATGGCCATGTCCTGGGGCACGGTGGCCGGAGCATTCCTGGCCCCCTACCTGTACGGCCTGTTCTGGCGGGGCACCACGCCTGCGGGGGCCTGGGCCGGAACTTTAACCGGGCTGGGCTGTTCCGTAATCCTGTCCCTTTATTACCGGCTTGATCCGGCGGTCATTCCCCTGGTAGGGTCGCTGGCCATGCTCATTCCCCTGGTGGTGGTACCCGTGGTCAGCCTGTTTACCCGCCCCCTGCCGGTGGAGGCGGTGGAAAGGGCCTTTGGTCCGGGTACTGTCCCGGGAAAGCGGACTTTACTGAAATATAAGGAAGTGGAGAGTACATGATCTGGGATCCAGAACATGAATGCATGGACAGGGAGGAGCTCCAGGCTCTGCAGCTGGAGCGGTTAAAGGAGACACTGCACCGGGTTTACAGGCAGGTACCCTACTATCGCCGGCTCTTTGATGCCCACGGCGTTTTGCCTGAGGATCTGCGCACCTTAAGCGATATCCAAAAGTTTCCTTTTACCACCAAGGCAGCCCTGCGGGATAACTACCCGTACGGGCTCTTTGCTGTTCCGCTAAAAGAAGTGGTACGGTTGCACGCATCTTCGGGCACGACGGGAAAGCCCATTGTGGTGGGATACACCAGAAGGGACCTGGAAACCTGGAGTGAACTGGTGGCCCGGATTGTCACCCAGGCCGGGGTCACCGACGAGGACGTGGTGCAGATCACCTTTGGCTACGGCTTGTTTACCGGTGCCTTCGGACTGCACTACGGCCTGGAAAGGGTGGGTGCCACCATTGTCCCTGCCTCGGTGGGCAACAGTGAAAAACAGATCATGCTGATGAAGGATTTCGGCACCACGGTGCTGGTGGGCACTCCGTCCTACGTGCTGCACCTGGGGGAAACTGCCCGTTCCATGGGCATTGATCCCGCCGGCCTGAAGGTGCGGCTGGGTCTGTTTGGCGCCGAGGCCTGGAGCGAGGAAATGCGCCGCGAGCTGGAGAAGATGTGGGGCATGAAGGCCACCGACAACTACGGCCTGTCGGAAGTGATGGGGCCGGGAGTGTGCGGTGAATGCACCGTGGGACCGGGCCTGCATATTGCCGAAGACCATTTCCTGGTGGAAATTATCGATCCCGAAACCGGCGAGGCCCTGGATTACGGCCGGGAAGGGGAGGTGGTCATAACCACCCTGACCAAAGAGGCCTTCCCCGTAATCCGCTACCGCACCCGGGACATTTCCGTGATCAACCCGGAACCCTGCCCCTGCGGGCGTACCACCGCCCGCCTGCGCCGGATTGCCGGGCGGACCGACGACATGCTGATCATTTCCGGAGTAAATGTTTTCCCCTCCCAAATTGAAAGCGTATTGATGGAAATCGAAGGTATCTCACCCCACTACCAGATTGTAGTGGA containing:
- the ypeB gene encoding germination protein YpeB, whose product is MNNKRFWLLPLVAGVLLVGALGYWGYQQFTVRQRLETALNNKYYRALYDLTENVQNMEVLLSKSLVAGTPEAQSTLFMELWQRATAAQADLNQLPVTDALTGRTAKFLTQVGDYAHSLLQQAARGQLESDRQWETLNRLYRQSADLNLALHDLEGRIADGRLYLNELVREGGRTLGREGPRLANSNFQAIEKYMENFPTLIYDGPFSDHLEKRTARGLTGKNIDRDEARRRALEVVEGKSDYAVERVGETRGKIPSYLVELRPKNGNGGGNITVAITRQGGHLNWMTNGRQIGRPAWSIEKARRKAREYLASLGFNNMVPVYHEQQNGVAVFNFAATQDRVVLYPDQVKVTVALDNGQILGVEASGYLMNHTRRELPRPRISLQEARKKLNSRLKEVRGGRLALIPVTPDKEKLAYEFQARLDRDLFLIYIDAMDGSEAQVLRVVRNPEGVLTL
- a CDS encoding sodium:solute symporter family protein; amino-acid sequence: MKLLLLCLFVGVLLYSGYSSMGRNRTLSDFFLGGRAMGPWLSAFAYGTTYFSAVIFIGYAGKVGWGFGTAALWIVLGNTLVGSLLAWLVLARRTRIMTARLGAMTMPEFLEARYQSRAMKIYGALVIFLFLVPYSASVFMGLSYLFNQIFGIPYLYAALLMCLLTALYLIMGGYRAVALTDVIQGTVMLAGVGMLLYYVLGAPQVGGLFQGLQRLAEVDPGLVSLTGPQGRWLPLAALVVLTSLGPWGLPQMVQKFYAIKDEKAIRPAMVVSTLFALVITFGAYFTGSLTHLFFDKLPVDPTSGKPTPDMLMPILIHSTLPELGATLILLLVLSASMSTLASLVLVSSSAVSIDLVQSLRLRWAKEYSVFIMRLLCCLFIALSLIIALVKPGIILSLMAMSWGTVAGAFLAPYLYGLFWRGTTPAGAWAGTLTGLGCSVILSLYYRLDPAVIPLVGSLAMLIPLVVVPVVSLFTRPLPVEAVERAFGPGTVPGKRTLLKYKEVEST
- a CDS encoding phenylacetate--CoA ligase family protein, whose product is MIWDPEHECMDREELQALQLERLKETLHRVYRQVPYYRRLFDAHGVLPEDLRTLSDIQKFPFTTKAALRDNYPYGLFAVPLKEVVRLHASSGTTGKPIVVGYTRRDLETWSELVARIVTQAGVTDEDVVQITFGYGLFTGAFGLHYGLERVGATIVPASVGNSEKQIMLMKDFGTTVLVGTPSYVLHLGETARSMGIDPAGLKVRLGLFGAEAWSEEMRRELEKMWGMKATDNYGLSEVMGPGVCGECTVGPGLHIAEDHFLVEIIDPETGEALDYGREGEVVITTLTKEAFPVIRYRTRDISVINPEPCPCGRTTARLRRIAGRTDDMLIISGVNVFPSQIESVLMEIEGISPHYQIVVDKKGYLDYLEVQVEMTEQAFTGSFRDLEAMEEKIRRRLQAVLSISPRVRLLEPHSIERSQGKAKRVIDRRPKKQ
- a CDS encoding aminotransferase class I/II-fold pyridoxal phosphate-dependent enzyme, yielding MSKTWCERINPVVRDMPPSGIRRFFDMVAETKGVISLGVGEPDFVTPWHIREACIYSLEKGYTMYTSNSGLLELRYAIARDLADTYGVFYDPRSEILVTVGVSQALDLALRALVCPGDEVLIPEPSYVSYAPTVILAGGKVVPLPTGMEQGFCLSAHQVEAAITPRTKLLLLCYPNNPTGAVLDRKTLLEIAEVAAAHDLIVISDEIYDRLTYVGQHTCVASLPGMKERTVLLNGFSKSYAMTGWRVGYACGHGDFIAAMTKIHQYTMLCAPITAQMAALEALKNGRSGMERMVREYNRRRNVVLHAFRDMGLPCFEPKGAFYAFPEIRVTGLTSEEFAETLLQEEKVAVVPGNAFGPSGEGFVRCSYAASLEDLGEALRRMARLVRRRGVRPRVISTPPRPFPAREAGVSAAGGASS
- the sleB gene encoding spore cortex-lytic enzyme; this translates as MKLAFVSFRRFVFLLLALVVLATGLVVAARQTPAQDRTLYWGLSGDDVIRVQQRLLDWGFYDGPVDGFYGSKTQQAVVDFQLNNGLVPDGVVGPNTWAALGFPPAPATAPPPEPPAVSRGVTNRDAVYLLARVIEGEAADEPFEGKVAVGAVILNRTRSAAFPHSLAGVIFQPHAFESVSNGQYNRPVSEESLRAAQLAMSGWDPTGGSLYFWNPAKPVNPWIWTRNIVTQIGRHVFAR
- a CDS encoding Lrp/AsnC family transcriptional regulator, encoding MNTLELLELLEDNARLTPEEIAVMLHVDTGEVRRAIQELEQNKTILKYMTLVNWEKAGEEKVSALIEVRITPQRDVGFDAVARRISRFPEVRSVRLMSGAYDLAVFIEGRTMREVSHFVATRLATIEGVISTTTHFVLKTYKQDGVIVGDGEEDRRLMVTP